One Stenotrophomonas maltophilia R551-3 genomic window, CTGGTGGTACAGCACGCCGGCATGCCACGGCCGCTGCGCGCCGTTCATCGCCGGGGTGAAGCTGTGCATCATCACCAGCAGGGTGGGGCGACGGGCATCGCGGCGTGCGTCCAGTTCGGCGTCGATGCGTGCGTGGTACGGCGCATGGATCGCATCAATGCGCTGTTGCCGCTGCGCCGCCGACAGACCTGCATTGCCCGGCACCACGGTGTGGTCGCTCACTTCCGGAATCAGTGTGGGCGAGGCCAGCGGGCGGTTGCAGTCGATCAGCAGCCGCGAATAGGTCTGTTCGATTGCCCAGGCATCCAGCCGTTCGGCCAGTGCGCGGGTGGTGCCGGCAATGCCGATGTCCCAGCCGATGTGGCGGTCCAGTTCGGCCTGTGGCAAGCCCAGGCCGGCGAGGGCACGCGGCACGTGCTGGCCGGCGTGGTCGGCCAGCAGCAGGTACGGTGACGCGCCTTGAGCCCGGTGGATCGCGTAGATTGCCGGATCATCGGCGCAAAGCAGCGCCGGCAGTGCGTGCAGGTCGGCGTCAGCCACGCGGGCGCCCGTCCAGGTGATGCTCGATCATCCACAGTCCGGCCCACAGCTTGGCATCCAGCTCGTAGCCTTCGCCCATCTTCTGCACCAGCCACGCCGCCGCTTGTGCGCGCGGAATTTCGTGCACGGTGATGTCCTCGCTGTCGTCGCCGCCACCTTCGCCGATCCGGCGCAGGCCGGTGGCACGGACGAAGGCGATCTTCTCGGCGCTCGCGCCGGAGGAGGTCGGGCCGATCATCAGCACTTCGGCGTGATCGGCGGTCCAGCCGGTCTCTTCTTCCAGTTCGCGCACGGCCGAGACTTCGATCGACTCGCCGGCATCGATGTCGCCAACCAGGCCGGCCGGCATTTCGATGGTGGGGGCCTGCAGCGGCACGCGGAACTGTTCGACGAACAGCACCTTGTCCTCGGGGGTGACGGCGATGATGATCGCCGCCAGGCCGCCAGCATGGGTGCGTTCGCTGTATTCCCAGGTGCCGCGCACCAGCATGCGCTGGTACTTGCCTTCGTAGACGACACGCGGGGCTTCGGTGTTGCGCTGGCTCATGCGGGCTCGCCGGAATTGGAAAAAGATGGAGTGGGAACGGGGTCGGCCACGCCTGCGGCATCGAACAGCCGGCGGCGGGTCGTCGGACCAAAGCGCAGGGTCTGGCACAGGCCAGCGAGCAGCTCCGGGTCGGCCGACTGGCGCAGCAGGCCGGGTTGGCTGCCCTCCAGCGGCGCGTCCAGCGCGATGGTGGTCAGCTGGCGCCAGAGCAGGGCGTGCTCGCGCTGCTCGCGCAGGCGCACCGCCATCTGTGCGGCGCCGCGCAGGCGCAGGAACGGCACTTCGTCCAGACGTTCGTAGAGCACGTCCATGCTGCCGAAATGGGCCAGCAGCACCGCAGCGGACTTGCTGCCGACGC contains:
- a CDS encoding N-formylglutamate amidohydrolase; the encoded protein is MADADLHALPALLCADDPAIYAIHRAQGASPYLLLADHAGQHVPRALAGLGLPQAELDRHIGWDIGIAGTTRALAERLDAWAIEQTYSRLLIDCNRPLASPTLIPEVSDHTVVPGNAGLSAAQRQQRIDAIHAPYHARIDAELDARRDARRPTLLVMMHSFTPAMNGAQRPWHAGVLYHQDTRFAHALLQALRDEGDLVVGDNEPYSVSSTSDYAVPVHGEGRGLVHVELEIRQDLIADAAGQQAWAERLARIFSALQPQLLAAG
- a CDS encoding NUDIX hydrolase; translation: MSQRNTEAPRVVYEGKYQRMLVRGTWEYSERTHAGGLAAIIIAVTPEDKVLFVEQFRVPLQAPTIEMPAGLVGDIDAGESIEVSAVRELEEETGWTADHAEVLMIGPTSSGASAEKIAFVRATGLRRIGEGGGDDSEDITVHEIPRAQAAAWLVQKMGEGYELDAKLWAGLWMIEHHLDGRPRG